In a single window of the Pocillopora verrucosa isolate sample1 chromosome 4, ASM3666991v2, whole genome shotgun sequence genome:
- the LOC131774696 gene encoding uncharacterized protein: protein MKPMKSAIKLILVIVLWSQSVLGRSTRCPLMENFLKYYPDDPEAQTECIACAECPPGLGLVPQCGSKITNYTTIKCEPCQLNKTFSDNHGFESCRSCHDCGLKIVTQQCTPSQNRKCGTKCPERHYLDENGFCQECYFCCPSVDETGRMKKCKEIGMGEDWQCLKNHQNKLCKEALENSTEASVDTINTTAVTLLPGHNFEANKSESTSNDNVRKPTASSENVTSDGDITPSIIVGMIMILIALVLIVALYRFKRIVSCRNGSALYSEGNRADEQEQFLLGQPMNDRPNIELIPTDCDVSEMFTLRNGNELMLHKIQDMLDPNPPLKKNWRQVGHHLNVTEGDLDLLELQYKSNGSPTESLIETLKNFTPEPSMKKFVEALISCERSDVAKYICDWPWVKRNCTELENHEQPDTVQQPA from the exons ATGAAGCCTATGAAGAGCGCCATAAAG CTGATCTTGGTGATAGTCTTGTGGTCACAATCTGTGTTAGGACGTTCCACAAGATGTCCTTTGATGGAAAACTTCCTGAAATACTACCCAGATGATCCGGAAGCTCAAACGGAGTGTATAGCGTGTGCTGAATGCCCGCCAGGACTAGGACTTGTGCCACAATGTGGGTCCAAGATCACTAACTACACCACTATTAAATGCGAACCATGTCAACTGAACAAGACATTTTCAGACAATCATGGCTTTGAGAGTTGTAGGTCCTGCCACGACTGTGGCTTAAAGATCGTTACTCAGCAGTGCACCCCGTCTCAAAATCGTAAATGCGGCACCAAGTGCCCTGAAAGACATTACCTCGACGAAAATGGTTTCTGTCAAGAGTGCTACTTTTGTTGTCCCAGTGTGGACGAAACAGGtagaatgaagaaatgtaaagaaattGGAATGGGAGAAGACTGGCAGTGTCTAAAGAATCACCAAAACAAGCTCTGCAAGGAAGCTTTGGAAAATTCTACAGAAGCTAGTGTTGATACAATTAATACCACGGCTGTTACTCTTCTTCCTGGTCACaattttgaagcaaataaaTCGGAGAGTACTTCTAATGATAATGTCAGGAAACCTACTGCATCATCAGAAAATGTTACATCAGATGGAGATATAACACCTTCAATAATAGTTGGGATGATCATGATACTGATTGCCCTAGTGCTTATTGTTGCTTTATACAGATTTAAAAGAATCGTGTCATGTAGGAATGGTTCAGCACTGTATTCTGAAG GTAATCGAGCAGATGAGCAGGAGCAGTTTCTCCTTGGACAACCCATGAATGATAGGCCAAATATTGAACTCATTCCAACAG ACTGTGATGTCTCCGAAATGTTTACACTTCGTAATGGAAATGAACTAATGCTGCACAAAATTCAAGACATGCTTGATCCAAATCCACCGCTAAAGAAAAATTGGCGACAAGTGGGACATCACTTAAACGTTACCGAGGGAGACTTAGACTTACTGGAACTTCAATATAAGTCAAACGGCAGTCCTACGGAGAGTCTTATAGAAACATTGAAGAATTTTACACCAGAGCcttcaatgaaaaaatttgtCGAAGCTCTGATCAGTTGTGAAAGAAGTGACGTGGCCAAATATATTTGTGACTGGCCATGGGTGAAACGTAACTGTACTGAACTGGAGAACCATGAGCAACCAGATACGGTCCAGCAACCAGCCTGA